DNA sequence from the Acidimicrobiia bacterium genome:
CGCAACCGGCAGTGGCTCCGGAACGTTCTACATCACCGTCGACTCGGCGAAGGCCTGCACTGGCGCCAACGCCGTCGGTGCGACGGGTCAGTCCTGGTAAGTCATCTCCGCATCACGTGATTCGACCCCGGGGCCTCGGTCCCGGGGTCGTTTCGCGTTTCAGACCGGCGCGTCGAGGCGGTCGGATGCGATGAGCTCTTCGAGGACGCGGTCGTCCCACCACGAGATCTGCCACTGCTTCGCGCGACGGAAGTAGAGCTGGATCTCGGACTCGACCGTGAAGCCGATACCGCCGAACACCTGCTGGCCCATGGCGGTGACGTCCCGGAACGTCCGGCCCGCGTGCAGCTTCGCCATTGGCGCGAGCCGTTGGATGGAGCGGCCGTTCGCGAGCGACCACGCGGCCTCGTACACGAGGACCGTGCCGCCTTCGACCGTGGCCGACGCGTCGGCGAGGTAGTGCGCGATCGCCTGGAACGCGCCGAGCGGCTTGTCGAACTGGTGGCGGTCCTTCGCGTACTGCACGGTGATGTCGAACGCGTAGCGGGCGCCGCCGATCAGCTGCGCGGCGAGCAGGATGCAGCCTTCGAGCAGCGTGTCGTTCCACGTCGTCCAGCCCGAGCCCGCGCCGCCGATGCGGTTCGCGGCGGGCACCCCCACGCCCGCGAGGTCGACCGCGTACTGCGTGTCGGAGGCGACCGTCATCTGCTGCGTGAGCGTGATGCCGGCGGCCTTCGAGTCGACGAGAAAGAGGTCGACGCCGTCGTCGGTGCGCGCGAGCACCAGGAGCTGGTGCGCGGAGCTCGCGAACGGCACGTGCCACTTCGTGCCGTCGAGGACGAACGCGTCGCCGTCGGCCCGCGCGCGCAGCTGCACACCCTCGGGCGCGTACGCGCCGCCGGGCTCGAGCCACGCGGTCGAGACGATCGCCGCACCGGACGCGATCTGCGGCAGCCAGGTCTGCTTCTGCTCCTCGCTGCCCGCGCGCAGGAGCACGCCTGCGCTCATCGCGGCGCTCACGAACAGCGGGAGCGGTGCGAGCGCGCGCCCGAGCTCCTCGTAGACGACCGCGCCCTCGAGCACGCTCATCCCGGAGCCGCCGTACTCGGTCGGGAGCATCAGGCCGATGAGGTCGAGCTCGCCGAGCTGCTTCCACAGCTCGACCGGGTAGCCGACGGGGTCGTCC
Encoded proteins:
- a CDS encoding acyl-CoA dehydrogenase family protein translates to ATRGDRREDERTMDLDRTPEQEMLAELVRGVCATYAPVDTVRALEDDPVGYPVELWKQLGELDLIGLMLPTEYGGSGMSVLEGAVVYEELGRALAPLPLFVSAAMSAGVLLRAGSEEQKQTWLPQIASGAAIVSTAWLEPGGAYAPEGVQLRARADGDAFVLDGTKWHVPFASSAHQLLVLARTDDGVDLFLVDSKAAGITLTQQMTVASDTQYAVDLAGVGVPAANRIGGAGSGWTTWNDTLLEGCILLAAQLIGGARYAFDITVQYAKDRHQFDKPLGAFQAIAHYLADASATVEGGTVLVYEAAWSLANGRSIQRLAPMAKLHAGRTFRDVTAMGQQVFGGIGFTVESEIQLYFRRAKQWQISWWDDRVLEELIASDRLDAPV